A single window of Scomber scombrus chromosome 12, fScoSco1.1, whole genome shotgun sequence DNA harbors:
- the wbp1la gene encoding WW domain binding protein 1-like a, whose translation MGSLTSNVGEENSSTAATVAEVKLVCLGVNNQSYICESGHCCGETQCCSYYYELWWFWLVWTLIIILTCCCVCQHWRSKQRFQQQRRQNEINLIAYREAHNNSHLPLYLRFLPTYLLPAYEEVVDRPATPPPPYTPLQSALPPTDPPDESPCPQSAFSIPSDADAEHHATPEAHPHCAYNHNKDSTPGRYRRFTGDSGIEVCDGQELWDQHSLLEREEETEEEGVGQMDRCSPVCDHCSPQTCEHSHISDVVISESTGGHTVVDTEPPSLR comes from the exons GTTAAGTTGGTGTGTCTGGGAGTAAACAACCAGAGCTACATATGTGAGTCGGGTCATTGCTGTGGAGAGACGCAGTGCTGCAGCTACTACTATGAACTGTGGT GGTTCTGGTTGGTGTGGACTCTGATCATTATTCTGacatgctgctgtgtgtgtcagcaCTGGCGTTCTAAGCAGCGCTTCCAGCAACAGCGCCGGCAGAACGAGATCAACCTCATTGCCTACAGAGAGGCTCACAACAACTCTCACTTACCCCTCTATCTCC GATTCCTACCCACCTACCTGCTGCCAGCCTATGAAGAGGTAGTTGATCGCCCGGCTACGCCTCCACCACCCTATACCCCTCTCCAGTCTGCACTTCCACCTACAGACCCACCTGATGAATCACCCTGCCCACAGTCAGCTTTCTCCATCCCCAGTGATGCTGATGCAGAGCACCATGCTACTCCAGAGGCCCACCCACACTGCGCTTACAACCACAACAAGGACTCAACGCCGGGCAGGTACCGGCGTTTCACTGGGGATTCTGGAATTGAAGTGTGCGATGGCCAGGAACTGTGGGATCAGCACAGCCTTttagaaagagaagaagagacagaggaagagggggTTGGGCAAATGGATCGCTGTAGTCCCGTCTGTGATCACTGTAGTCCCCAGACCTGTGAACACAGCCATATTAGTGATGTAGTCATCAGTGAAAGCACAGGTGGACATACAGTTGTGGATACAGAGCCACCGTCTCTTAGGTAA